ATAACGAAAAGCTTACTGTATGGTCAAGTGCACAATCTCCATTTACATTAAGAAATTTAATAGCTCATGCATTTAAGATCCCAAGACATAAGGTTAGAGTTATAGCTCCTTATGTTGGTGGAGGATTTGGTGGTAAAGCTGGTATAAATATGGAGGGTATAGTAATTGCATTAGCTGAAAAAGTAAAAGGAAGACATATAAAGCTTGTTTATACAAGAGAAGAAGATGTCGCAACAGTTGTTAGACAGGCAATGTATGCTCATATAAAAACAGGTGTTGAAAATGATGGAACAATTGTGGCAATGGAAGCTGAATTAATATTCGATGGAGGAGCATATGCAGAATATGGAACAAATGTTGTAAGAGCTGCTGGATATACACTTCCAGGTCCATATTATGTTCCAAACCTTAAAACAGATTCCTTTGGTGTTTATACAAATCACTTTATTGGTGGTGCATTTAGGGGATTTGGACATGGAGAATTGCATTGGGCAACAGAAAGAAATCTCGATGAAGTTGCACAAAAATTAGGTATAGATCCACTTGAATTAAGATTGAAAAATGTATTAAAGCCAGGATTAACAAATTCAATGGGTCAAACTATACATCATGATACTGGTGATGTAGAAGCATGTTTGAAAAAAGCAGCAGAATTAATAGAATACGATAAAAAACCTGAACAACCTGCAGATCCAAAGAAAAAGAGAGGTAAAGGTATAGCAGGTCTTGTAAAGGCTCCAGCTATGCCGACAAATGCAGCATCAGCCGTTGTAATTAAATTTCATGAAGATGCAACAGTAACATTGCAGGCAAGTATTCAGGAAATTGGTCAGGGATTCAATACAGCAGTTACGCAAATGGCTGCAGATGCATTACATATTTCACCGGATAAAATACACTTTGTAATGCCTGTTGATACTGATGTAAATCCATATGAATGGCAGACAGTTGCAAGTAGGGCATTATGGACTGTAGGTAATGCATTATACAGAGCTGCGGAAGATGCATTAAATCAAATCAAAAATATAGCTTCACAGGTATTGGGCGTTGCACCTCATAATTTAGAAGTAGAAGATGATAGAGTATATGTAAAATATAGACCGGAAAAATATTTATTGTTAAAAGATGTTGTAATGGGATACACCTACCCAGATGGGCATGCCATTGGTGGCCCGGTAATTGGAAGAGGTAGTTTTGTTCCTGAAATGCTTACAAATCTTGATCTTGAAACAGGTCAGGGTAATGCAGCAGCTGAATGGACATTTGGAGCTCAGGCTGCAGAGGTTGAAATTGATACAGAAACAGGTGAAATAAAAGTATTGAGTATGGTTGGGGTGTTTGATGCAGGTACTATTATAAATCCAATTACAGCAGGTGGTCAGGTAGTTGGTGGAATGATTCAGGGTATGGGACCAGCATTATTTGAAGGGGTTAAATATAACGATAAAGGTTATCCATTAACTGTATCGTTTACTGATTATAAGATTCCAACAATAGCCGACATACCAGATGAAATAAAATATGACTTTGTTGAAACCTTTGAAGAATCTTCACCATTTGGTGCTAAAGGTGTAGGAGAACATCCAATGATTTCAATACCACCAGCAATAGCAGCAGCTATTTATGATGCACTTGGAGTAAATATAAATGAATTGCCATTATCACCGGATAAAATATTAAAAGCACTTGATGAAAAGAATAGTTAAAATTTAGATATTGTCTATCCAAATCTTTTTTAGGAGGGGAGAAGCATGGGCGAAAGCGAATATTTGAACATTACGCCTCAAGAAGACAGAAGCGCGAACATGAGTACTGGGGGATTGATTTTGCTTGGATTACAACACACATTTACCATGTTTGGCGCAACAGTATTGGTGCCTTATTTAACGGGTATTCCAGTTAATGTAGCTCTTTTGACAGCTGGGTTAGGAACATTGTTATTCCACTGGATTACCAAATGGAAAGTTCCAGTATTTTTAGGATCAAGTTTTGCTTATATTGCACCAGTAGTAGCAGTAACAACTTATTACATGCAACAGGGAGGACTTGAATACAAGAGTATACAGGATGCAGTTCAAGCGGGGGTAGATCTGAGACCTTATCTGGCATATGCCACAGGTGGTATTGTTCTTGCAGGACTTGTTAAATTTGTATTTGGTTTATTAATAAAATGGATAGGTATTAGAAGATTTGAAAAATTATTCCCACCTGTAATTTCCGGTACAATGATTATT
This is a stretch of genomic DNA from Marinitoga piezophila KA3. It encodes these proteins:
- a CDS encoding xanthine dehydrogenase family protein molybdopterin-binding subunit, which translates into the protein MKYEYQPPIKFEHVGKPMNRVDGFEKVTGNAKYVTDMFFPNMLYGAVKRSPIPHGIIKKIDTSKAEALQGVRAIVTGKDVPYRQGIYLVDRPVITPDRVRYVGEPVAAVAADSLEIARRAVELIEVEYEELPVVQDPRESLKGEVLIHPDLANYDRLPIYNIEPERNVFHHHKTRKGDVEKGFKEADVIVEGDYYLPQMYHAPLEPHAAIAFWDYNEKLTVWSSAQSPFTLRNLIAHAFKIPRHKVRVIAPYVGGGFGGKAGINMEGIVIALAEKVKGRHIKLVYTREEDVATVVRQAMYAHIKTGVENDGTIVAMEAELIFDGGAYAEYGTNVVRAAGYTLPGPYYVPNLKTDSFGVYTNHFIGGAFRGFGHGELHWATERNLDEVAQKLGIDPLELRLKNVLKPGLTNSMGQTIHHDTGDVEACLKKAAELIEYDKKPEQPADPKKKRGKGIAGLVKAPAMPTNAASAVVIKFHEDATVTLQASIQEIGQGFNTAVTQMAADALHISPDKIHFVMPVDTDVNPYEWQTVASRALWTVGNALYRAAEDALNQIKNIASQVLGVAPHNLEVEDDRVYVKYRPEKYLLLKDVVMGYTYPDGHAIGGPVIGRGSFVPEMLTNLDLETGQGNAAAEWTFGAQAAEVEIDTETGEIKVLSMVGVFDAGTIINPITAGGQVVGGMIQGMGPALFEGVKYNDKGYPLTVSFTDYKIPTIADIPDEIKYDFVETFEESSPFGAKGVGEHPMISIPPAIAAAIYDALGVNINELPLSPDKILKALDEKNS